A genomic stretch from Calonectris borealis chromosome 6, bCalBor7.hap1.2, whole genome shotgun sequence includes:
- the CYBRD1 gene encoding LOW QUALITY PROTEIN: plasma membrane ascorbate-dependent reductase CYBRD1 (The sequence of the model RefSeq protein was modified relative to this genomic sequence to represent the inferred CDS: inserted 1 base in 1 codon; deleted 5 bases in 4 codons; substituted 2 bases at 2 genomic stop codons), which yields MAVLAYLYGRSVNSCRPSVSSLTAPTPPPQPRCTKPAIINSHTPVPGGAGRAXGPAPWQATGXHTDVFFMAQFXMRGKAALGKLVKTALKKKATPPREKAALRAPRDAGPTPGRAEGRGVPRCSRPCGAAPHRARSLLRGGTARRAAGPGPTPPGARPPGPSFAALAAVHGARKMEDYGRFLALLVSALLVGFVSVVFSLVWVFHYREGLSWDGSPREFNWHPVLIITGFVFIQGIAIIVYRLPWTWKCSKLLMKFIHAGLNTIAMILAIVSMVAVFEYHNARNIPNMYSLHSWIGLTAVIFYSLQLFLGFAVFLLPFAPVPLRAALMPIHVYSGLTIFATVIATALMGITEKLIFSLKNPAYSASPPEATFVNCLGLLLVIFGALILWMASRSHWKRPPEENAKVLRPIGGTPEGTEAESTMTDGSNADKSDLRINSEAARKQNLKLDEAGQRSTM from the exons ATGGCTGTGTTGGCTTATCTTTATGGCAGGTCTGTAAACTCCTGTCGCCCATCGGTGTCCTCGCTCACCGCACCCACC CCTCCACCACAACCACGTTGCACAAAACCCGCGATCATCAACTCCCACACTCCCgtgccggggggagcggggcgag GGGGGCCGGCGCCCTGGCAGGCGACAGGCTGACACACAGACGTCTTTTTTATGGCGCAGTTCTGAATGCGAGGGAAAGCAGCTCTCGGCAAGCTTgtaaaaactgctttgaaaaagaaagcaaca cCTCCTCGTGAAAAAGCAGCGCTGAGGGCGCCGAGGGACGCCGGCCCGACGCCGGGCAGGGCGGAGGGGCGCGGAGTGCCGCGCTGCTCCCGCCCCTGCGGCGCGGCG CCCCACCGGGCGCGCAGCCTGCTGCGGGGCGGCAccgcccgccgcgctgccggcccggGCCCGaccccgcccggc gcccgcccgcccggcccctccTTCGCGGCGCTGGCTGCCGTGCACGGGGCTCGGAAGATGGAGGACTACGGGCGATTCTTGGCGCTGCTGGTCTCGGCGCTGCTGGTCGGCTTCGTGTCGGTCGTCTTCTCCCTCGTCTGGGTCTTCCACTACCGCGAAGGGCTGAGCTGGGACGGGAGCCCGCGGGAGTTCAACTGGCACCCCGTCCTCATCATCACGGGCTTCGTCTTCATCCAGGGCATCG CTATTATTGTGTACAGGTTGCCCTGGACCTGGAAGTGCAGCAAACTCCTAATGAAGTTCATACATGCTGGATTAAATACCATAGCTATGATTCTTGCCATTGTTTCTATGGTAGCCGTGTTTGAATACCACAATGCCAGGAACATTCCTAACATGTACAGTCTGCACAGCTGGATTGGGCTGACTGCTGTTATATTTTATTCTCTCCAG CTTTTCTTGGGTTTCGCTGTCTTTCTGCTCCCTTTTGCTCCAGTTCCTCTCCGAGCAGCTCTCATGCCAATACATGTTTATTCGGGTCTTACCATCTTTGCAACAGTGATTGCAACAGCTCTCATGGGAATCACAGAAAAGCTTATATTTTCATT GAAAAATCCTGCATATAGTGCATCCCCACCAGAGGCAACTTTTGTCAACTGTCTTGGTCTTTTGCTTGTCATATTTGGTGCACTTATTTTGTGGATGGCAAGCAGGTCCCATTGGAAGCGCCCCCCAGAAGAGAATGCTAAAGTTCTGCGGCCCATTGGAGGGACTCCTGAAGGCACAGAAGCAGAATCCACAATGACAGACGGTAGTAATGCAGATAAATCTGATCTGAGGATCAATAGCGAAgcagccagaaaacaaaaccttaaacTTGATGAAGCAGGCCAACGATCAACTATGTaa